One genomic window of Vibrio parahaemolyticus includes the following:
- a CDS encoding DUF721 domain-containing protein: MRDHRPTSTEDVIAESQFKQIQEHAGEILQLNQALQTILPKGTADHCRVANIRNGHLLIDVSSAAIKMKIDYDRLMILNKLRTQGYAKLISVDVRINPSLYRNRYEKDDRPKRPPLTESAAQSLMTIADMAPPKIQERLKRLADMAEKSGQ; the protein is encoded by the coding sequence GAGTCTCAATTTAAGCAAATTCAAGAACATGCCGGAGAAATCTTGCAGCTTAACCAAGCTCTACAAACAATTTTACCAAAAGGGACGGCAGATCATTGCCGAGTTGCAAATATTCGCAATGGCCATCTTCTGATAGACGTATCTAGCGCGGCCATCAAAATGAAGATCGACTACGATCGTCTAATGATCTTAAACAAACTGCGCACACAAGGTTATGCAAAATTGATAAGTGTCGACGTTCGGATCAACCCTTCACTTTATCGTAATCGATACGAGAAAGACGATAGGCCAAAACGCCCGCCACTCACTGAGTCAGCAGCTCAATCACTGATGACCATCGCTGATATGGCCCCACCAAAAATCCAAGAGCGACTAAAAAGGCTCGCAGATATGGCAGAAAAATCTGGCCAATAA
- the ftsZ gene encoding cell division protein FtsZ, which produces MFEPMMEMSDDAVIKVVGVGGGGGNAVEHMVRESIEGVEFISVNTDAQALRKTSVGNVIQIGGDITKGLGAGANPQVGREAALEDRDRIKDSLTGADMVFIAAGMGGGTGTGAAPVIAEVAKELGILTVAVVTKPFSFEGKKRLAFAEQGIDELSKHVDSLITIPNEKLLKVLGRGVTLLEAFASANDVLKNAVQGIAELITRPGMINVDFADVRTVMSEMGHAMMGSGIAKGEDRAEEAAEMAISSPLLEDIDLAGARGVLVNITAGLDMRLDEFETVGNTVKAFASDNATVVIGTSLDPDMTDEIRVTVVATGIGNERKPDITLVAGGKAKVASAPQAQPQQVAATQAEEKPAQTLQNQVQDKPQVTPQPTNTVSSSPAAGQSSAAPKQEKESGYLDIPAFLRRQAD; this is translated from the coding sequence ATGTTTGAACCGATGATGGAAATGTCTGACGATGCAGTAATCAAGGTCGTTGGAGTTGGTGGCGGCGGTGGTAACGCCGTTGAACACATGGTGCGTGAATCCATCGAAGGTGTGGAATTCATCAGCGTCAACACTGATGCGCAAGCACTTCGTAAGACAAGCGTTGGCAATGTCATTCAGATTGGTGGTGATATCACTAAAGGTCTGGGTGCAGGTGCGAATCCACAAGTTGGCCGTGAGGCAGCTCTCGAAGACAGAGATAGAATTAAAGATTCCCTAACTGGTGCCGATATGGTGTTTATCGCAGCTGGTATGGGCGGTGGTACAGGTACTGGTGCAGCACCTGTTATTGCTGAAGTGGCGAAAGAGCTAGGTATTCTGACGGTAGCGGTTGTAACAAAACCGTTCAGCTTTGAAGGCAAAAAGCGTTTAGCGTTTGCTGAGCAAGGCATCGATGAGTTATCTAAGCACGTTGACTCGTTAATTACGATTCCAAACGAGAAGCTACTTAAAGTTCTTGGTCGTGGCGTAACATTGCTTGAAGCATTTGCGAGTGCGAATGACGTTCTTAAGAATGCAGTTCAAGGTATCGCCGAGCTAATCACTCGCCCTGGTATGATCAACGTCGACTTTGCAGACGTACGTACAGTGATGTCTGAAATGGGTCACGCGATGATGGGTAGTGGTATTGCGAAAGGTGAAGACCGAGCTGAAGAAGCGGCTGAGATGGCAATTTCTAGCCCACTTCTAGAAGATATCGATCTTGCTGGTGCTCGCGGTGTTCTTGTTAACATCACTGCTGGTCTGGACATGCGTCTTGATGAGTTTGAGACAGTTGGTAACACAGTGAAGGCATTTGCATCTGACAATGCAACCGTGGTTATCGGTACTTCTCTAGACCCAGATATGACAGATGAAATCCGTGTGACTGTAGTTGCGACAGGTATTGGCAATGAAAGAAAGCCAGATATCACGCTAGTCGCTGGTGGTAAAGCAAAAGTAGCTTCGGCTCCTCAAGCTCAGCCACAACAAGTTGCGGCAACGCAAGCTGAAGAAAAGCCGGCACAAACTTTGCAAAATCAAGTGCAAGATAAGCCACAGGTAACTCCTCAGCCGACAAACACAGTTTCTTCTTCTCCTGCCGCGGGCCAAAGCTCAGCAGCACCAAAGCAAGAGAAAGAAAGCGGTTACTTAGATATCCCGGCATTTTTACGTCGTCAGGCTGATTAA
- the lpxC gene encoding UDP-3-O-acyl-N-acetylglucosamine deacetylase, which translates to MIRQRTLKEIVKTTGVGLHSGRKVTLTLRPAAANTGIIYRRTDVNPPVDFPADPASVRDTMLCTALVNDEGVRISTVEHLNAALAGMGIDNIIVEVDAPEIPIMDGSASPFVYLLQQAGIEMQNVPKRFIRIKKPVRFEDGDKWAEFVPFNGFRMDFEIDFNHPAIESDEQRLLFDFSSQGFVREISRARTFGFMRDIEYLQSQNLVLGGSFDNAIVLDDYRILNEEGLRFENEFVTHKVLDAIGDLYMCGHPIIGEFRAYKSGHGLNNQLLRAVLADQEAWEWTTFEEEVGSPVAFAEPNMVLA; encoded by the coding sequence ATGATCAGACAACGTACTCTGAAAGAAATAGTGAAAACTACTGGTGTGGGTCTCCACTCTGGTCGTAAAGTCACGCTTACTCTGCGCCCGGCTGCTGCAAACACAGGTATTATTTACCGTCGTACAGATGTAAATCCACCTGTAGATTTTCCAGCTGATCCAGCTTCTGTTCGTGACACTATGCTTTGTACTGCATTAGTGAACGACGAAGGTGTGCGTATTTCAACGGTTGAACACTTGAACGCTGCACTTGCAGGTATGGGCATCGACAACATTATTGTTGAAGTTGACGCTCCTGAAATCCCAATTATGGATGGTAGCGCAAGTCCGTTCGTTTACCTGCTTCAGCAAGCGGGTATCGAAATGCAAAACGTTCCTAAGCGTTTTATCCGCATTAAAAAGCCAGTTCGTTTTGAAGATGGCGATAAGTGGGCAGAATTTGTTCCATTTAACGGCTTCCGTATGGACTTCGAAATTGACTTTAACCACCCTGCGATTGAATCAGACGAGCAGCGCCTGCTGTTTGATTTCTCATCTCAAGGTTTCGTTCGCGAAATTTCTCGTGCACGTACGTTTGGCTTTATGCGTGATATCGAGTACCTACAATCTCAAAACCTAGTTTTGGGTGGTAGTTTCGACAATGCTATCGTATTGGACGATTACCGAATTCTGAACGAAGAAGGTCTGCGCTTTGAGAACGAGTTTGTTACTCACAAGGTGTTAGATGCAATTGGTGACCTTTACATGTGTGGTCATCCAATTATTGGTGAATTCCGTGCTTATAAATCAGGTCACGGTTTAAACAACCAACTTCTACGCGCAGTTTTGGCGGATCAAGAAGCATGGGAATGGACAACTTTCGAAGAAGAAGTCGGTTCTCCAGTCGCTTTTGCAGAACCAAACATGGTGCTAGCATAA
- the ftsA gene encoding cell division protein FtsA, protein MTKAADDNIIVGLDIGTATVSALVGEILPDGQINIIGAGSSPSRGMDKGGVNDLESVVKSVQRAIDQAELMAECQISRVFISLSGKHIASRIEKGMGTISDEEVSQEDMDRAIHTAKSIKIGDEQRILHVIPQEFTIDYQEGIKNPLGLSGVRMEVSVHLISCHNDMARNIIKAVERCGLKVEQLVFSGLAASNAVITEDERELGVCVVDIGAGTMDVAIWTGGALRHTEVFSYAGNAVTSDIAFAFGTPVSDAEEIKVKYGCALSELVSKDDTVNVPSVGGRPSRSLQRQTLSEVIEPRYSELMGLVNQTIDSVQAKLREEGIKHHLAAGVVLTGGAAQIDGVVECAERVFRNQVRVGKPLEVSGLTDYVKEPYHSTAVGLLHYARDMQSSDDSDYNEPKRSSVTGFFDKLRNWIQKEF, encoded by the coding sequence ATGACTAAGGCCGCAGATGACAACATTATTGTTGGTCTTGATATAGGCACTGCAACCGTATCAGCTCTAGTGGGTGAGATTCTACCTGATGGCCAAATTAATATTATTGGTGCGGGTAGTAGCCCTTCGCGTGGCATGGATAAAGGTGGCGTGAATGACTTGGAGTCGGTTGTAAAATCAGTACAACGTGCAATTGATCAAGCTGAGCTAATGGCCGAGTGCCAAATCAGCCGAGTCTTCATTTCGTTGTCTGGTAAGCATATCGCAAGCCGAATTGAAAAAGGCATGGGCACCATATCAGACGAGGAAGTTTCTCAAGAAGATATGGACAGAGCGATCCATACCGCGAAATCAATTAAAATCGGTGATGAACAGCGAATCCTTCACGTGATTCCTCAAGAGTTCACCATCGACTATCAAGAAGGGATCAAAAACCCTCTTGGTTTATCAGGGGTAAGAATGGAAGTCAGTGTCCATCTTATCTCGTGTCATAATGACATGGCACGCAATATTATTAAGGCAGTAGAGCGCTGCGGCCTTAAAGTAGAGCAACTTGTGTTTTCAGGGCTTGCTGCAAGTAATGCGGTAATCACCGAGGATGAAAGAGAGCTCGGAGTTTGTGTGGTAGATATTGGCGCCGGCACGATGGATGTGGCTATCTGGACTGGTGGTGCGTTACGTCACACAGAAGTATTTTCGTACGCAGGAAATGCTGTAACGAGCGATATTGCTTTTGCTTTTGGTACGCCAGTGAGCGATGCTGAAGAAATAAAAGTCAAATATGGCTGTGCTTTGAGTGAACTGGTCAGTAAGGATGACACGGTTAATGTCCCAAGCGTAGGAGGACGTCCTTCACGTAGTCTACAGCGTCAGACTTTATCTGAAGTGATTGAGCCACGATACTCTGAGCTTATGGGATTAGTTAACCAAACTATCGACTCTGTACAAGCGAAACTGCGCGAAGAGGGCATTAAGCACCATCTTGCTGCGGGTGTAGTTCTAACCGGCGGTGCTGCGCAAATTGACGGAGTAGTAGAATGTGCGGAGCGCGTATTCCGCAATCAAGTAAGGGTCGGCAAACCGCTCGAAGTCAGCGGGCTAACTGACTATGTAAAAGAGCCGTACCATTCTACGGCAGTTGGATTACTTCATTACGCAAGAGACATGCAGTCTAGCGACGATAGCGATTACAATGAACCTAAACGCTCATCTGTTACTGGCTTTTTCGATAAATTGCGTAATTGGATACAAAAAGAGTTTTAA
- a CDS encoding cell division protein FtsQ/DivIB, translated as MLNIALNEERLNTDNNRGRQDKILGALFFVVVVTLISSVLYSAISWMWDDQRLPLSKIVLQGKLEYVKADDVQAAFSRIDHIGTFMSQDIDVLQQSVEALPWVAHAAIRKQWPDTVKVFLTEHQPEAIWNGNELLDKNGLVFDGDVALLKDEKVKLYGPKDTGPEVLQTYRELSPKFQQLGLAISSLVLNERRAWQIILDNGIRLELGKESLLERIERFFSLYNKLGSDTQRISYIDLRYDTGAAVGWFPEEELEESTDD; from the coding sequence TTGTTGAATATTGCACTTAATGAAGAGCGACTAAACACGGACAATAACCGTGGTCGCCAAGATAAAATCTTGGGTGCGCTATTTTTCGTTGTGGTTGTGACCTTAATTAGTTCTGTTTTGTACTCGGCGATTAGTTGGATGTGGGATGACCAAAGGTTACCTCTCTCCAAAATAGTGCTTCAAGGTAAATTGGAGTACGTCAAAGCTGACGATGTTCAGGCTGCATTTAGTCGAATAGATCACATCGGTACATTCATGTCTCAGGATATTGATGTATTACAGCAAAGTGTTGAAGCATTGCCGTGGGTTGCTCATGCAGCGATTCGCAAGCAGTGGCCCGATACAGTAAAAGTTTTCTTAACAGAGCATCAACCCGAAGCCATTTGGAATGGCAACGAACTATTAGATAAAAACGGTTTGGTTTTCGATGGTGATGTTGCTTTGTTAAAGGACGAGAAAGTTAAGTTGTATGGACCCAAAGACACTGGCCCGGAAGTGTTACAAACTTACCGCGAACTGAGTCCTAAGTTTCAACAATTGGGTTTAGCGATATCGTCTCTGGTGTTAAACGAGCGACGAGCTTGGCAAATCATCCTAGATAACGGTATTCGATTAGAGCTTGGTAAAGAGTCTCTTCTTGAGCGTATAGAGCGCTTTTTTTCGCTCTATAACAAGCTTGGCAGTGACACGCAACGAATCAGTTATATCGATCTCAGGTACGATACAGGAGCCGCAGTCGGTTGGTTTCCTGAAGAAGAGTTAGAAGAGAGTACAGATGACTAA
- the murC gene encoding UDP-N-acetylmuramate--L-alanine ligase, producing MTIQHTQDLAQIRAMVPEMRRVKCIHFIGIGGAGMSGIAEVLLNEGYEITGSDLSENPVTERLVSKGATVFIGHQASNVEKASVVVVSTAINEENPEVMAARELRIPIVRRAEMLAELMRFRHGIAVAGTHGKTTTTALVTQIYSEAGLDPTFVNGGLVKSAGTNARLGSSRILIAEADESDASFLHLQPMVSIVTNIEADHMDTYGGDFETLKQTFIDFLHNLPFYGQAIVCIDDPVIRELIPRISRQVITYGFSDDADVRIENYHQEGQQGKFTVVRKGRANLDITLNIPGRHNALNASAAIAVATEDDIEDDAILKAMAGTQGTGRRFDHLGEFDTGNGHAMLVDDYGHHPTEVDVTINAARSGWQDKRLVMIFQPHRYSRTRDLYDDFANVLEQVDVLIMLDVYAAGEKPIAGADGRSLCRTIRSRGKVDPIFVPEIEQLPSVLANVIQDGDLILTQGAGDVGKVAKQLANLELNINKMLG from the coding sequence ATGACTATCCAACATACACAAGACTTAGCTCAGATTCGCGCGATGGTACCAGAAATGCGTCGCGTGAAATGCATCCACTTCATCGGTATCGGTGGTGCGGGCATGAGCGGCATTGCTGAAGTTCTTCTAAACGAAGGTTATGAAATCACGGGTTCAGACTTGTCTGAAAACCCAGTAACCGAGCGCTTAGTGTCGAAAGGGGCAACCGTATTTATTGGTCACCAAGCAAGTAATGTCGAAAAGGCTAGTGTGGTAGTCGTTTCCACCGCGATTAACGAAGAAAACCCTGAAGTCATGGCGGCTCGTGAATTGCGTATTCCTATTGTTCGCCGAGCAGAAATGCTGGCTGAACTGATGCGATTCCGTCATGGTATCGCTGTTGCGGGTACACATGGTAAAACCACCACCACAGCACTAGTCACACAAATCTATTCCGAAGCAGGCCTTGATCCTACGTTTGTAAACGGCGGTCTAGTAAAGAGCGCGGGCACCAATGCGCGCTTGGGCTCTAGCCGTATTCTGATTGCAGAAGCGGATGAGAGCGACGCCTCTTTCTTGCACCTGCAACCTATGGTGAGCATCGTTACCAACATCGAAGCTGACCACATGGATACCTACGGTGGTGACTTCGAAACATTGAAACAAACCTTCATTGATTTTCTTCACAACCTGCCGTTTTATGGCCAAGCCATTGTCTGTATCGATGATCCAGTGATTCGTGAGCTGATTCCGCGTATTAGCCGTCAAGTGATCACCTACGGCTTTTCTGACGATGCGGACGTACGTATCGAAAATTATCATCAAGAAGGTCAGCAAGGTAAATTTACAGTAGTACGTAAAGGTCGAGCTAACCTCGATATCACGCTAAACATTCCAGGCCGTCACAATGCGTTGAACGCATCAGCAGCAATAGCGGTCGCAACGGAAGACGACATTGAAGATGACGCGATTCTAAAAGCGATGGCGGGTACTCAAGGTACTGGTCGCCGTTTTGATCACCTTGGTGAGTTTGATACAGGTAACGGTCATGCGATGTTAGTCGATGATTACGGTCATCACCCAACGGAAGTTGACGTCACCATTAATGCAGCTCGCAGTGGTTGGCAAGATAAGCGATTGGTTATGATTTTCCAACCACATCGTTACAGTCGCACTCGTGACCTTTACGATGATTTTGCAAACGTGCTTGAGCAGGTTGATGTATTGATCATGCTTGACGTGTATGCCGCGGGTGAAAAACCGATTGCCGGCGCGGATGGACGCTCTTTGTGCCGTACGATTCGCAGCCGAGGTAAAGTAGATCCGATTTTTGTTCCAGAAATCGAGCAATTACCATCAGTTTTGGCTAACGTTATACAAGACGGCGACCTAATTTTAACGCAAGGTGCTGGTGATGTTGGTAAAGTTGCCAAACAGCTGGCTAATCTTGAGTTAAATATAAACAAGATGCTTGGATAA